From Coffea arabica cultivar ET-39 chromosome 2e, Coffea Arabica ET-39 HiFi, whole genome shotgun sequence, the proteins below share one genomic window:
- the LOC113732854 gene encoding protein SRC2 homolog: MECYPLDLTIISAEGLKNVNVFSRMDVFAEVRILGYPKNKQKTHVDKNGGTAPKWNHHMRFIIDEPSLNNPGVSLLIKLKSDRTFGSDKEIGEVNLPISELFNGGVDADTKDSGERVVEYQVRTSSGKTKGTIKFSYKFGEKFKQEVEAKKKNVGEPVTAYPAPQHAAGASMAYPPHYDQGYAMPPPGYQQPYGGYAPPPPGYGGYPPPSGYPPAGAPGYGYPPPPGYGYPPQPYQQVQPPKKEKNKMGGLGLGLGAGLLGGLLVGDMMSDVGEMAAYDAGYDDALGF; encoded by the coding sequence ATGGAGTGTTATCCATTGGACCTTACCATCATATCTGCAGAGGGATTAAAGAATGTCAACGTGTTCTCGAGAATGGATGTTTTTGCCGAGGTTAGGATTTTGGGATACCCCAAGAACAAGCAGAAGACGCACGTTGACAAGAATGGTGGCACCGCTCCCAAATGGAACCATCACATGAGATTCATAATTGATGAGCCTTCCCTTAACAATCCAGGCGTATCCCTCCTCATTAAGCTCAAGTCTGACCGCACTTTCGGCTCTGACAAGGAGATTGGAGAGGTTAACCTCCCGATCTCTGAACTTTTCAATGGTGGTGTCGATGCTGACACGAAGGATTCAGGCGAAAGGGTCGTGGAATATCAGGTCAGGACCTCCTCGGGAAAGACCAAGGGAACCATCAAGTTCTCGTACAAGTTTGGGGAAAAGTTCAAGCAAGAGGTGGAAGCCAAGAAGAAGAATGTGGGTGAGCCTGTAACCGCTTATCCTGCCCCGCAACACGCTGCAGGGGCTAGCATGGCATACCCGCCCCATTATGATCAGGGTTATGCTATGCCCCCTCCCGGTTACCAGCAGCCCTATGGAGGATatgctcctcctcctccaggATATGGTGGATACCCTCCTCCTTCAGGGTATCCACCTGCAGGTGCACCAGGATATGGATATCCACCCCCGCCCGGGTACGGATATCCTCCTCAGCCATACCAGCAAGTCCAGCCCcctaagaaagaaaagaacaagatGGGAGGTCTTGGCCTGGGGTTAGGGGCTGGATTGCTTGGAGGGCTGCTGGTTGGAGATATGATGTCTGATGTCGGAGAAATGGCTGCCTATGATGCAGGCTATGACGATGCATTGGGTTtctag